Genomic segment of Juglans microcarpa x Juglans regia isolate MS1-56 chromosome 7S, Jm3101_v1.0, whole genome shotgun sequence:
ctaaattctcatacaaaataaaataaacaattcattttttttaaatttcaaaacaaaaataatattaaaaataatatattataataatattttattcaatttttaatactcatctcatcttatctacgAAAAGAAACAGGAACTGAATTAGGTACCATTTATTCAATTTGATACCCTTTTTATTCAAATTGAGAATGGCAGTGCACACACTGCCACACTCTCCAACTCTATATACAgagaagggaaaaataaaaaggaccaAAACAAAACGGAAGGCATACTATCCTCATCGGAAACACTTGTAGAATTAGGTACCCTTTATTCAACCATACATAGAAACAGAAAGCACCATTCCACCAATTCCCTCTAGATGCCAATATGCCAACTTTTAGCTAATTGTATTATATAAGTAAATGATATGTCAAGAATATGAACAATGAGTACTACCACAATCTATTGAAcaaacttcataaaaaaatgttaaatccAAACCAATTCTCTCACCGTTTTAACATCCTCAAAATTTTCTTCGTACTGGCCGGCGAACTCGTTGACGATCACCAATTTCCGACCCTTCCGGTGCTTCCTCGAACTCCGATTAACGATACTCGAAAGCGCTTTCCTCGAGACCCTCAACTCACGCCTGGAACCAATGAATGAACTGCTCAACTCCACGGACACCGGTTTCCGAAATTGCTTCCTGGTCATTGAATTTCTAAGACAAACCAAATCTCCACCACTCTTGACGTTCATAATAGCTGAAGGCAGTGCATCCAAACACAAACAAGGGCTAGTATGCGAGTCAACCACAGACGAACCCACAACGGATAAAGCTACCACCATCCTCTCTTTCACTCACACACAAGCTAATCGTTAAAAATTGAGCTTCCAAGAAATATACCCAGATCACAGCTATCCAGAATTCAATCTGCCAAGTCGTAATTCAAGAAAATCGGAGATACCCACTAAGGAAAACCAAGAAAGCGCAGTTGGGTGTGCTATAAAATTGGAGATTGTCGTATCTAGTCAGAGATTAATGGAGTGAAGGAACTGAATCTTAAGCAGGAACGTCTTCAAGAGAAGGAAAGATTTTGTGTGCAAGGAAAGTGCGGGGAAAACGTTGGATTCGAAGTACCGTGAAGTTTGAACAACCTTAACCAGACAAAAATCTAAGGTCCAAAATTCTCCAACACAAAAGGCAACAGAAAATCAAAACagattcttttattattttgcagTATTCTCCACTCCACCCACCTGGACGGATTCCCAGTTTGGTGGGTGTCGTGCCACGTGGGGAAATCTGTCGGTTTTGTACGAAACGGTTTCACATGCGAAGATTGCGTGAGAATATCATGATTCTCGTTTCCTTGAAGACCTTTGCGGGTCAATTTTGGATTCCATGGATTGAGGATTCAACTTGCAAGGCACAAAGTCCAACATTATACTGGCAAACTGCAATTTGATCAGCCCATTTTGAGCAAATCATTAGCATTCCAGTTTATTGAGAATCTTTTTATCAATCAGACCAATCGATCATGTAAATAATCTTTTACAGTAATTAATGAGTTTAAGTGC
This window contains:
- the LOC121241502 gene encoding chaperonin-like RbcX protein 2, chloroplastic isoform X2 → MVVALSVVGSSVVDSHTSPCLCLDALPSAIMNVKSGGDLVCLRNSMTRKQFRKPVSVELSSSFIGSRRELRVSRKALSSIVNRSSRKHRKGRKLVIVNEFAGQYEENFEDVKTQILNYFTYKAVRTVLNQLYEMNPTQYRWFYDFVATNQPGDGKRFVRTLVKFSNDRRGKSLLRESW
- the LOC121241502 gene encoding chaperonin-like RbcX protein 2, chloroplastic isoform X1, with product MVVALSVVGSSVVDSHTSPCLCLDALPSAIMNVKSGGDLVCLRNSMTRKQFRKPVSVELSSSFIGSRRELRVSRKALSSIVNRSSRKHRKGRKLVIVNEFAGQYEENFEDVKTQILNYFTYKAVRTVLNQLYEMNPTQYRWFYDFVATNQPGDGKRFVRTLVKERQELAERVMVTRLHLYGKWIKKCNHAEIYQEISDENLELMRERLIQTVIWPSDDTSTEKIG